A window from Erythrobacter sp. YJ-T3-07 encodes these proteins:
- a CDS encoding LL-diaminopimelate aminotransferase, whose translation MSDEQFYRMRRLPPYVIAEVNAMRHAARAAGRDIIDLGMGNPDHPPPQHVIDKLCEVAGKASAHGYSQSRGIPGLRKAQANYYARRFGVELDPEREVVVTMGSKEGLSSMATAIVAPGDVVLAPSPSYPIHTYGFIIAGATIRSVPTTPNEEYWEALDQAMAYTSPRPSVLVVNYPSNPTAETVDLAFYERLVKWARENEVWVLSDLAYSELYYDGKPTRSILEVSGAKEVAVEFTSMSKTYSMAGWRMGFAVGNPTLIAALTRVKSYLDYGAFTPIQAAACAALNGPQDIVEENRLRYQRRRDVMVESFTRAGWEIPSPPASMFAWAPLPPGFEHMGSLDFSKQLLEQAGVAVAAGIGYGEEGEGYVRIAMVENEQRIRQAARNIKRFLQRSNA comes from the coding sequence TTGAGCGACGAGCAATTCTACCGGATGCGGCGCCTGCCGCCCTACGTGATCGCCGAGGTCAACGCGATGCGCCATGCGGCGCGCGCGGCGGGCCGCGACATCATCGACCTGGGCATGGGCAATCCCGATCACCCCCCGCCGCAGCATGTGATCGACAAGCTGTGCGAGGTTGCGGGCAAGGCATCCGCCCACGGCTACAGCCAGTCGCGCGGCATTCCCGGGCTGCGCAAGGCGCAGGCTAATTACTACGCGCGGCGATTCGGGGTCGAGCTCGATCCCGAGCGCGAGGTGGTGGTGACGATGGGCTCGAAGGAAGGCCTCTCCTCGATGGCGACCGCGATCGTCGCACCGGGCGACGTGGTGCTGGCGCCGAGCCCGTCCTACCCGATCCACACCTATGGCTTCATCATCGCGGGCGCGACGATCCGCTCTGTGCCGACCACGCCGAACGAGGAATACTGGGAAGCGCTGGATCAGGCGATGGCCTACACCTCGCCCCGGCCGAGCGTGCTGGTGGTCAACTACCCGTCCAACCCGACCGCCGAGACGGTCGACCTGGCGTTCTACGAACGGCTGGTGAAGTGGGCGCGGGAGAACGAGGTGTGGGTGCTGTCCGACCTCGCCTATTCCGAACTCTATTACGACGGCAAGCCGACCCGCTCGATCCTCGAAGTTTCGGGCGCGAAGGAAGTCGCGGTCGAGTTCACTTCGATGTCGAAGACCTATTCGATGGCCGGGTGGCGGATGGGCTTCGCGGTCGGCAACCCGACGCTGATCGCGGCGCTGACGCGGGTGAAATCCTATCTCGACTACGGCGCGTTCACGCCGATTCAGGCGGCGGCCTGCGCGGCATTGAACGGCCCGCAGGACATCGTCGAGGAAAACCGCCTGCGTTACCAGCGGCGGCGCGACGTGATGGTGGAGAGCTTTACCCGTGCCGGGTGGGAGATTCCCTCTCCGCCCGCGAGCATGTTCGCGTGGGCTCCGCTGCCACCGGGCTTCGAGCATATGGGCAGCCTCGACTTCTCCAAGCAGCTGCTGGAGCAGGCGGGCGTCGCGGTCGCAGCAGGCATCGGCTACGGCGAGGAGGGCGAGGGCTACGTCCGCATCGCGATGGTCGAGAACGAGCAGCGCATCCGGCAGGCCGCGCGCAATATCAAGCGCTTCCTCCAGCGATCGAACGCCTAG